The region TGAGTGGATGGATTGTAAAGAGAAAGAAATCAAAATCATCAGCTCTCTGATTAACAAAATGCCCAACATGATGATTGTTGCGTCCAGTCACAACACTCTGCAGAGTGAGATCCACAGTGGAGATGTCAGACATACAGTGTGCTTTGTCTTTACCTCCCTGGAAGGCCCAGAGCCGTACCTTTCAGCTCTGTCAAAGTACTTGGATGAAACCAAACAAGACGACGTGCCATGTGCTTATGATATGGAAAAGGAACAATGGTTCTCCGCAAATGTCACGTATGAGAAAATGCAGCTCTTCAAAGATTTTGCAGAGGCcaacaaagagaaaaaaaacattaggttTCTAGCAGGTGCAATAAGCGATGATGAGAAGAAAGGCGCAACTCTCCACCTCTACAAGGATGGGTCCTTAGCCAACTACAACTTTGAACCACCTTCGAAGCCAGAGATGACCACAGGTGATATAACCCATAACAGTGTAACACTGAATATTTCCCCTCCTCAATTTGGGTTGACAACTGTCACCCACTACACTGTTGAGTTCTGTGTCCATGGAGATGATGTTTGGGATCAACAAATGGAGAGCAAGGCTGGGGATGTCATAGTGTCCGGCTTGAAGATTAATGAAGGGTATCAGTTCAGATGTAGAGCCTGGTGCGCAGTCGGCCTCGGTCCGGCCTGTGAAGGTAGCCCTTTAATTAAAACCTTACCATCCAGTCCTCCAGAAAAACTACAAGTGGAATGTTATTCTACAGAGTTATCAGTCAGCTGGGAGAAACCATCTGAGCTTGGAAGTGGAGCGGGGATCAAGCAATACATCTTAGAATATGCTGAAACATCTCCAGAAGTGAACCCTGAAGAGTGTATATGGAGCAAACCAATATTCACAGCCAACGACTCCCAACTAGTCAAAGTCATTCCAGGGCTGCAGCCTTCAACGCGATACACTGTCAGAGTCAGATGTGACTGTGGACTTTCTGGCCTTGGCAAAGAGGAATCAGTAGTTGTGTGCACAAAAAAGCTATCTGATAAACTGGCTACATCAATCAAAGCATCGAGCAAAGTAATAGAACCTGGTTCTCCTTCAGTTTTCAAGTTACCCCTGGAGAAAAACAATAGTAGGATAGATGGATGCAAGAGCTACACATTTGGCAATGACAGCGTTAAGACAAATCGCACTGTCATGTTTCTGGGGGCAACAGGTTCAGGGAAGTCAACTCTGATCAATGGAATGATCAACTACATCCTGGGCATAGATTGGAAAGACTCTTTCCGCTTCAAACTAATCAATGAGGATCAGTCAAAGTCACAAGCTGAAAGTCAGACTACCCACGTAACCACCTACAAAATCAACCACCAAGAAGGCTTCAAAGTTCCTTATTCTCTAACCCTTGTTGACACTCCTGGTTTCGGGGACACAAGGGGAATAGAGAGTGACAAGGCGATCACAGAGCAGATCAGGAGTCTCTTCACCTCGGCAAAGGGAGTCTTTGAGATAGATGCAATTTGTTTTGTTACCCAGGCCTCTCAAGTAAGACTAACGGCGTCACAGAAGTATGTGTTCGATTCAGTGCTGTCCATCTTTGGTAAAGACGTGGCGGAAAACATTTGCATTCTGGTCACGTTTGCAGACGGTCAGCAGCCTCCTGTTCTTGAGGCGATCAATGCAGCCAAAATTCCATGTCCCAAAACCAACAAAGACCTTCCGGTGCACCACAAATTCAACAACTCTGCACTGTTTGCTGAAAATAAATCTTTCAGTGACAGAGCTGATCAAGACTCCAAATCATCAAAATATccagaagaaaaaaagataaatgttAACAACTTTGATGCAATGTTTTGGGCAATGGGGGCCAGCAGCATGGAAACATTCTTCACTGCCTTGGGACAAATGACCACCAAGAGCCTGCAGTTAACCAAAGAGGTTCTCGAAGAGCGAAAGCAGTTGGAGGTGTCTGTGGAAGGAATCCAGCCCCAGGTACGGGCGGGGTTGCTGAAACTGGAACAGATCCGATCAACCCAACAACAGATCGAAAAGCACACCGCCGACATCAGTTGCAATGAAAACTTTCAAATTGAAGTTGAAATCATAAAGTGTGTTAAAACAAACCTTACCAAAGAGGGACAGTTCATCACTAACTGTCAGCAGTGTCACATCACCTGCCATTACCCCTGTATCATAGCAGATGATCGGCAAAAAATGCGCTGTGGTGCCATGAAGGATGGGAAATGCACAGTTTGCCCTGGAAAATGTGACTGGAACGTACATTTTAACCAGAAATACAAGTTTGACTACGTCAAGGAGAAGCAGGTGACGACGGTACAAGAGCTGAAAGAGAAGTATGAAAAAGCCTCTGAGGCGAAGATCACAGTCCAGCAACTGATTGAAATCCAGAAGGAGGAGGTTGCCCATCTGCAGGATGAGATAATATTACTGATGGACACGTCGTCTGCCTGTTTAGCTCGGCTGAAGGAGATAGCTCTGCGGCCTGACCCGCTGAGCACGCCAGAGTACATCGACCTGCTCATTGAGGGAGAGAAGTCAGAGGGCAAAGAGGGTTACCTGGCACGGATTCAGTCTCTGGAAAAAATGAAAGGAAATGCCCAAATCATAGCCAAGGTTTCAAAAGGAGAGCAACTAACCAGACCAGAGGAAGAATACGTGGAGGGAAAAAagcaaagagaaaaaaagggatTACGCACCAGGTGTGTTGAAGGACTTGGTAACTGGTGGAAGAGTGTAGTAAATTGAGAGATCCTTAATCTAGACTTCCCCTCCCCGGGTCACATTGAACAGCTCTGATGCGGGGTTACGCAACGTTCCCAGGCCAGTTTTGAGTCCAGGGTCCTCCTCGAGGTCTCCTCCCGACTGGACATGCCTGGAACCCCTCCCTAGGGAGGCGCGCAGTGGGCATCCTCACCAGATGACCGAACTgttatagggttagggctagctttaaaaaataaaaataacaaattatTTTCAATGGGGATGGGCAACACAGTTTTTCTTGGATTAGAAAccaaaacattttatttgaaagCGATGGCATTTGTTTTAAATAGGCATGTGTGATACTTTGTttgaatatgacagcttttaaAAATCACAGGTCTTCTGTTTTTATAGTTTATAGTCATATCCTTCTCAGGTTTTTGTTCGCTTCACCTCCTTGTTTCTGCTGTAACTCATTAAGTTCAGGTTTGAGGTATACGTTTTGCCATAACTTTGTACTGATTTTTGACGCAGGTAACCTTTTAcctatatatttttaacaattccaaaaaatgtatacaaataaaatttcAATAATTTTATGAGGGTGGATTCTCAAAACTTTACCATCATCAGTATTGGAAGTATTGGTTTCGATCCACCCATCCTTAATTTCCACAGTAGGTGTTCACAGCAATTAGTCACTTATTGACATCCTTCTTCTGCTACATCAACTCATTTTATGCTTGTTCTTTGATATAATAACACAGATGCTGTTGATGAAAACATTGTAATGAAATTGTGACCAATATTTTCTTGGGTGTAAATGTGATTATGAATATGTTAGAGGAAATCATAACAGAGGTTGGAAAAATAATATTTACAAAAGTATAATCATCTCCTGTATGCATGCTATATGTCATCTTACTCTTTAAAGAAAAACGAAATTTAAACGAAATTAAAGATTGATCCGCGTCTGTATTTACTTAAgcctattttagttttttttgatTAATTCAATTTGGTTGTGTTGTGATATATTGAAAGATAAGTCTCCTAAACTGGATCGGTAAAGCGTTGAACTCCTGAAATCTTTACCGATCCAGGAGACCACTAGTAAGTTTAAACTTGTTCATGAAATCACCAGCAGGGGGTGATAAACTGTTTATTTTGCTAAATTAATTATGTTGCCACCGACGTACTCTACAATCTGCCTTCACCtcagcagcagggggcgccGTTTCCCATTTTAATTGAAAACACCAGAGATGTATTGTTATTGAtatgaagacagacagacttttctGAACGAGGTTCTTGCTCTGTGGCCGATGGACCGACTGCCGTGTCCTGAACAGGTGGAGATCTGTGAGCCAATCGCAgccctccttccagggacgtCGTTAGGCCAATCTTGGGTggggctaagcccccccccAAGATATTCAAAAGCCCCCCCTAcaattatctattttttttgtcaagGAAATCTTAACATGCTTGCACTTAACATAATAAGCCAGAATAtgagttaaaataaatattaatacaattaGATGTTGTCTTTAATTTGGATTGAAATTGTTTCCCAGAGCGCATTGATGGATACATTTTCTAACCTATTTTCCTTGAACTCACCCCAATATGTAGACTTAAATCAAATTTGACATTGCGTCTGCAGTCTTATATGAGACATGAATTTCAAAATtaaaatggctcagtttatgacacatggaataaggctttcttccacaacttcagagtcttcaaataaatgttggcaaagaaaacttgacacacatatgatatgcggt is a window of Gadus macrocephalus chromosome 8, ASM3116895v1 DNA encoding:
- the LOC132463689 gene encoding uncharacterized protein LOC132463689 isoform X3, translating into MAEPGPGPDRGNQMAVDRGKTVVLAALGRPFSLGMLYDCRNDSLIPALKLWDREALEKEADERPQPNSEFDILASDSIEDKSSALNVEASLQASFLCGMVDLEGSAKFLSDSKHSINQARVVLNYKTTTKFKELSMNHIGRGNVKHPYVFESGQATHVVTGILYGAQAFFVFDRELSQKEDRQDIEGNLKVLIQKIPSLKIDGKGSLNMAGKDKVNVDKFNCKFYGDFNLKKPPVSFQDAIEVYQSLPKLLGTNGENAVPLKVWLMPLTALDSAAAQLVRQISDSLVRDAQNVLEDLNELERRCKDAESCTTTKQFPQISKKVKAFKELIFRQKVQFQNIMAKKLPLIRGGGEEESVLAEILKKIHSSPFKSGEMNEWMDCKEKEIKIISSLINKMPNMMIVASSHNTLQSEIHSGDVRHTVCFVFTSLEGPEPYLSALSKYLDETKQDDVPCAYDMEKEQWFSANVTYEKMQLFKDFAEANKEKKNIRFLAGAISDDEKKGATLHLYKDGSLANYNFEPPSKPEMTTGDITHNSVTLNISPPQFGLTTVTHYTVEFCVHGDDVWDQQMESKAGDVIVSGLKINEGYQFRCRAWCAVGLGPACEGSPLIKTLPSSPPEKLQVECYSTELSVSWEKPSELGSGAGIKQYILEYAETSPEVNPEECIWSKPIFTANDSQLVKVIPGLQPSTRYTVRVRCDCGLSGLGKEESVVVCTKKLSDKLATSIKASSKVIEPGSPSVFKLPLEKNNSRIDGCKSYTFGNDSVKTNRTVMFLGATGSGKSTLINGMINYILGIDWKDSFRFKLINEDQSKSQAESQTTHVTTYKINHQEGFKVPYSLTLVDTPGFGDTRGIESDKAITEQIRSLFTSAKGVFEIDAICFVTQASQVRLTASQKYVFDSVLSIFGKDVAENICILVTFADGQQPPVLEAINAAKIPCPKTNKDLPVHHKFNNSALFAENKSFSDRADQDSKSSKYPEEKKINVNNFDAMFWAMGASSMETFFTALGQMTTKSLQLTKEVLEERKQLEVSVEGIQPQVRAGLLKLEQIRSTQQQIEKHTADISCNENFQIEVEIIKCVKTNLTKEGQFITNCQQCHITCHYPCIIADDRQKMRCGAMKDGKCTVCPGKCDWNVHFNQKYKFDYVKEKQVTTVQELKEKYEKASEAKITVQQLIEIQKEEVAHLQDEIILLMDTSSACLARLKEIALRPDPLSTPEYIDLLIEGEKSEGKEGYLARIQSLEKMKGNAQIIAKVSKGEQLTRPEEEYVEGKKQREKKGLRTRCVEGLGNWWKSVVN
- the LOC132463689 gene encoding uncharacterized protein LOC132463689 isoform X4 — protein: MAVDRGKTVVLAALGRPFSLGMLYDCRNDSLIPALKLWDREALEKEADERPQPNSEFDILASDSIEDKSSALNVEASLQASFLCGMVDLEGSAKFLSDSKHSINQARVVLNYKTTTKFKELSMNHIGRGNVKHPYVFESGQATHVVTGILYGAQAFFVFDRELSQKEDRQDIEGNLKVLIQKIPSLKIDGKGSLNMAGKDKVNVDKFNCKFYGDFNLKKPPVSFQDAIEVYQSLPKLLGTNGENAVPLKVWLMPLTALDSAAAQLVRQISDSLVRDAQNVLEDLNELERRCKDAESCTTTKQFPQISKKVKAFKELIFRQKVQFQNIMAKKLPLIRGGGEEESVLAEILKKIHSSPFKSGEMNEWMDCKEKEIKIISSLINKMPNMMIVASSHNTLQSEIHSGDVRHTVCFVFTSLEGPEPYLSALSKYLDETKQDDVPCAYDMEKEQWFSANVTYEKMQLFKDFAEANKEKKNIRFLAGAISDDEKKGATLHLYKDGSLANYNFEPPSKPEMTTGDITHNSVTLNISPPQFGLTTVTHYTVEFCVHGDDVWDQQMESKAGDVIVSGLKINEGYQFRCRAWCAVGLGPACEGSPLIKTLPSSPPEKLQVECYSTELSVSWEKPSELGSGAGIKQYILEYAETSPEVNPEECIWSKPIFTANDSQLVKVIPGLQPSTRYTVRVRCDCGLSGLGKEESVVVCTKKLSDKLATSIKASSKVIEPGSPSVFKLPLEKNNSRIDGCKSYTFGNDSVKTNRTVMFLGATGSGKSTLINGMINYILGIDWKDSFRFKLINEDQSKSQAESQTTHVTTYKINHQEGFKVPYSLTLVDTPGFGDTRGIESDKAITEQIRSLFTSAKGVFEIDAICFVTQASQVRLTASQKYVFDSVLSIFGKDVAENICILVTFADGQQPPVLEAINAAKIPCPKTNKDLPVHHKFNNSALFAENKSFSDRADQDSKSSKYPEEKKINVNNFDAMFWAMGASSMETFFTALGQMTTKSLQLTKEVLEERKQLEVSVEGIQPQVRAGLLKLEQIRSTQQQIEKHTADISCNENFQIEVEIIKCVKTNLTKEGQFITNCQQCHITCHYPCIIADDRQKMRCGAMKDGKCTVCPGKCDWNVHFNQKYKFDYVKEKQVTTVQELKEKYEKASEAKITVQQLIEIQKEEVAHLQDEIILLMDTSSACLARLKEIALRPDPLSTPEYIDLLIEGEKSEGKEGYLARIQSLEKMKGNAQIIAKVSKGEQLTRPEEEYVEGKKQREKKGLRTRCVEGLGNWWKSVVN
- the LOC132463689 gene encoding uncharacterized protein LOC132463689 isoform X2 gives rise to the protein MANWVGLRSWKTLQWVVGSNPDSNPDQDTENVNRMAVDRGKTVVLAALGRPFSLGMLYDCRNDSLIPALKLWDREALEKEADERPQPNSEFDILASDSIEDKSSALNVEASLQASFLCGMVDLEGSAKFLSDSKHSINQARVVLNYKTTTKFKELSMNHIGRGNVKHPYVFESGQATHVVTGILYGAQAFFVFDRELSQKEDRQDIEGNLKVLIQKIPSLKIDGKGSLNMAGKDKVNVDKFNCKFYGDFNLKKPPVSFQDAIEVYQSLPKLLGTNGENAVPLKVWLMPLTALDSAAAQLVRQISDSLVRDAQNVLEDLNELERRCKDAESCTTTKQFPQISKKVKAFKELIFRQKVQFQNIMAKKLPLIRGGGEEESVLAEILKKIHSSPFKSGEMNEWMDCKEKEIKIISSLINKMPNMMIVASSHNTLQSEIHSGDVRHTVCFVFTSLEGPEPYLSALSKYLDETKQDDVPCAYDMEKEQWFSANVTYEKMQLFKDFAEANKEKKNIRFLAGAISDDEKKGATLHLYKDGSLANYNFEPPSKPEMTTGDITHNSVTLNISPPQFGLTTVTHYTVEFCVHGDDVWDQQMESKAGDVIVSGLKINEGYQFRCRAWCAVGLGPACEGSPLIKTLPSSPPEKLQVECYSTELSVSWEKPSELGSGAGIKQYILEYAETSPEVNPEECIWSKPIFTANDSQLVKVIPGLQPSTRYTVRVRCDCGLSGLGKEESVVVCTKKLSDKLATSIKASSKVIEPGSPSVFKLPLEKNNSRIDGCKSYTFGNDSVKTNRTVMFLGATGSGKSTLINGMINYILGIDWKDSFRFKLINEDQSKSQAESQTTHVTTYKINHQEGFKVPYSLTLVDTPGFGDTRGIESDKAITEQIRSLFTSAKGVFEIDAICFVTQASQVRLTASQKYVFDSVLSIFGKDVAENICILVTFADGQQPPVLEAINAAKIPCPKTNKDLPVHHKFNNSALFAENKSFSDRADQDSKSSKYPEEKKINVNNFDAMFWAMGASSMETFFTALGQMTTKSLQLTKEVLEERKQLEVSVEGIQPQVRAGLLKLEQIRSTQQQIEKHTADISCNENFQIEVEIIKCVKTNLTKEGQFITNCQQCHITCHYPCIIADDRQKMRCGAMKDGKCTVCPGKCDWNVHFNQKYKFDYVKEKQVTTVQELKEKYEKASEAKITVQQLIEIQKEEVAHLQDEIILLMDTSSACLARLKEIALRPDPLSTPEYIDLLIEGEKSEGKEGYLARIQSLEKMKGNAQIIAKVSKGEQLTRPEEEYVEGKKQREKKGLRTRCVEGLGNWWKSVVN
- the LOC132463689 gene encoding uncharacterized protein LOC132463689 isoform X1; this encodes MAEPGPGPDRGNQPSRLASMANWVGLRSWKTLQWVVGSNPDSNPDQDTENVNRMAVDRGKTVVLAALGRPFSLGMLYDCRNDSLIPALKLWDREALEKEADERPQPNSEFDILASDSIEDKSSALNVEASLQASFLCGMVDLEGSAKFLSDSKHSINQARVVLNYKTTTKFKELSMNHIGRGNVKHPYVFESGQATHVVTGILYGAQAFFVFDRELSQKEDRQDIEGNLKVLIQKIPSLKIDGKGSLNMAGKDKVNVDKFNCKFYGDFNLKKPPVSFQDAIEVYQSLPKLLGTNGENAVPLKVWLMPLTALDSAAAQLVRQISDSLVRDAQNVLEDLNELERRCKDAESCTTTKQFPQISKKVKAFKELIFRQKVQFQNIMAKKLPLIRGGGEEESVLAEILKKIHSSPFKSGEMNEWMDCKEKEIKIISSLINKMPNMMIVASSHNTLQSEIHSGDVRHTVCFVFTSLEGPEPYLSALSKYLDETKQDDVPCAYDMEKEQWFSANVTYEKMQLFKDFAEANKEKKNIRFLAGAISDDEKKGATLHLYKDGSLANYNFEPPSKPEMTTGDITHNSVTLNISPPQFGLTTVTHYTVEFCVHGDDVWDQQMESKAGDVIVSGLKINEGYQFRCRAWCAVGLGPACEGSPLIKTLPSSPPEKLQVECYSTELSVSWEKPSELGSGAGIKQYILEYAETSPEVNPEECIWSKPIFTANDSQLVKVIPGLQPSTRYTVRVRCDCGLSGLGKEESVVVCTKKLSDKLATSIKASSKVIEPGSPSVFKLPLEKNNSRIDGCKSYTFGNDSVKTNRTVMFLGATGSGKSTLINGMINYILGIDWKDSFRFKLINEDQSKSQAESQTTHVTTYKINHQEGFKVPYSLTLVDTPGFGDTRGIESDKAITEQIRSLFTSAKGVFEIDAICFVTQASQVRLTASQKYVFDSVLSIFGKDVAENICILVTFADGQQPPVLEAINAAKIPCPKTNKDLPVHHKFNNSALFAENKSFSDRADQDSKSSKYPEEKKINVNNFDAMFWAMGASSMETFFTALGQMTTKSLQLTKEVLEERKQLEVSVEGIQPQVRAGLLKLEQIRSTQQQIEKHTADISCNENFQIEVEIIKCVKTNLTKEGQFITNCQQCHITCHYPCIIADDRQKMRCGAMKDGKCTVCPGKCDWNVHFNQKYKFDYVKEKQVTTVQELKEKYEKASEAKITVQQLIEIQKEEVAHLQDEIILLMDTSSACLARLKEIALRPDPLSTPEYIDLLIEGEKSEGKEGYLARIQSLEKMKGNAQIIAKVSKGEQLTRPEEEYVEGKKQREKKGLRTRCVEGLGNWWKSVVN